From a single Phalacrocorax aristotelis chromosome 1, bGulAri2.1, whole genome shotgun sequence genomic region:
- the PCDH17 gene encoding protocadherin-17 isoform X5 yields the protein MYLSICCFFLCWAPALSLKNLNYSVPEEQGAGTVIGNIGRDARLAAGAAGGGMLPAERGAPGGAPGGGRGPKSTFRVLENSAPHLLDVDGESGLLYTKQRIDREALCRRSAKCQLSLEVFANDQEICMIKVEIQDLNDNAPAFPSDQVDMDISENAAPGTRFPLTSAHDPDAGDNGLRTYLLTRDDYGLFSLDVKSRGDGTKFPELVIQKPLDREEQSHHTLVLTALDGGDPPRSGTVQINVRLIDSNDNSPVFEAASYVVELPENAPLGTAVIDLNATDADEGTNGEVLYSFSGYAPERVRDLFSIDPQSGLIRVKGNLDYEESGLIEIDVQARDLGPNPIPAHCKVTVRLIDRNDNAPTIGFVSVRQGALSEAAPPGTVIALVRVTDRDSGKNGQLQCRVLGGGGGPGAIPFTLEENYDNFYTVVTDRPLDREAQDEYNVTIVARDEGNPPLNSTKSFSVRILDENDNPPRFSKNLYVLQVPENNIPGEYLGSVLAQDPDLGQNGTVSYSILPGHVGDVSIYTYVSVNPTNGAIYALRSFNYEQTKHFEFRVLAKDSGSPHRESNATVRVTVLDVNDNAPLIVLPALINDTAELQVPRNAGVGYPVGTVRALDSDFGESGRLTYEIVEGNEEHLFEMDPTSGEIRTLHPYWEELSPVAELVVKVSDHGKPSLSAVAKLIVRALAGPLPEAGEPQVNGEQHRRPHWDLSLPLIVTLSTVSIILLAAMITIAVKCKRENKEIRTYNCRIAEYSHPQLGGGGGSGGGGGGSGSGGGKGKKKKISKNDIMLVPSEGEDSRGPLNVMNVVSSPSLATSPMYFDYQTRLPLSSPRSEVMYLKPASNNLTVPQGHVGCHTSFTGQGTNASEAPPSRMSIIQTDNFPAEPNYMGSRQQFVQSSSTFKDPERASLRDSGHGDSDQADSDQDTNKGSCCDMSVREALKMKTTSTKSQPLEQGKRDGQLARNIRLW from the coding sequence ATGTACCTTTCCATTTgttgcttcttcctctgctgggCTCCCGCCCTGTCGCTGAAGAACCTGAATTACTCGGTGCCGGAGGAGCAGGGAGCGGGGACGGTGATCGGGAACATCGGCCGCGATGCGCGGCtggcggcgggcgcggcgggaggcgggaTGCTGCCCGCGGAGCGCGGCGCTCCCGGCGGCGCTCCaggcggcggccgcggccccAAGTCCACCTTTCGGGTGCTGGAAAACTCGGCCCCGCACCTCCTGGACGTGGACGGGGAGAGCGGGCTGCTCTACACCAAGCAGCGCATCGACCGCGAGGCGCTGTGCCGGCGCAGCGCCAAGTGCCAGCTGTCCCTCGAGGTGTTCGCCAACGACCAGGAGATCTGCATGATCAAGGTGGAGATCCAGGACCTGAACGACAACGCGCCGGCGTTCCCCTCTGACCAAGTGGACATGGACATCTCGGAAAATGCTGCGCCGGGCACCCGCTTCCCCCTCACCAGCGCACACGACCCGGATGCCGGGGACAACGGGCTGCGCACCTACCTGCTCACCCGTGATGACTACGGCCTCTTCTCCCTCGATGTGAAGTCCCGTGGTGATGGCACGAAGTTTCCAGAGCTGGTCATCCAGAAGCCATTAGACCGTGAGGAGCAGAGCCACCACACCCTGGTACTGACGGCACTGGACGGCGGCGACCCACCACGCTCGGGCACGGTGCAGATCAACGTGCGCCTCATTGACTCCAATGACAACAGCCCCGTCTTTGAGGCGGCCTCCTATGTAGTAGAGCTGCCAGAGAATGCGCCGCTGGGCACTGCTGTCATTGACCTTAATGCCACCGATGCCGACGAGGGTACCAATGGAGAGGTGCTCTACTCCTTCAGTGGCTACGCGCCTGAGCGCGTCCGCGACCTGTTTAGCATTGACCCGCAGAGTGGCCTCATCCGTGTCAAGGGCAACCTGGACTATGAGGAGAGCGGCCTCATTGAGATCGATGTCCAGGCTCGGGACCTGGGGCCCAATCCCAttcctgctcactgcaaggTCACCGTCCGCCTCATTGACCGCAATGACAATGCGCCTACCATTGGCTTTGTCTCCGTTCGCCAGGGAGCACTGAGCGAGGCTGCCCCACCGGGCACAGTCATTGCCCTGGTGCGGGTCACTGACCGTGACTCGGGCAAGAATGGGCAGCTCCAGTGCCGGGTGCTGGGTGGTGGTGGCGGGCCCGGAGCCATCCCTTTCACCCTGGAGGAGAACTATGACAACTTCTACACTGTGGTCACCGACCGCCCCCTGGACCGCGAGGCACAGGATGAGTATAATGTGACCATCGTGGCACGTGATGAGGGCAACCCCCCACTCAACTCCACCAAGTCATTTTCTGTCCGGATCCTCGATGAGAATGACAATCCACCCCGCTTCAGCAAGAACCTCTATGTGTTACAGGTGCCTGAGAACAACATCCCTGGTGAATACCTGGGCTCTGTCTTGGCCCAGGACCCTGACCTGGGCCAAAATGGGACAGTCTCTTACTCCATTTTGCCCGGGCATGTGGGTGATGTCTCCATCTACACCTATGTCTCTGTCAACCCCACCAATGGTGCCATCTATGCCCTGAGGAGCTTCAACTACGAGCAAACAAAGCACTTCGAGTTTCGTGTGCTGGCCAAAGACTCGGGTTCACCCCACCGTGAAAGCAACGCCACGGTGCGAGTCACCGTGCTCGATGTCAACGACAACGCACCCCTCATCGTCCTCCCTGCCCTCATCAATGACACCGCAGAGCTGCAGGTGCCACGTAATGCTGGGGTGGGCTATCCTGTGGGCACCGTCCGCGCCCTGGACAGTGACTTTGGGGAGAGCGGGCGCCTCACATATGAGATTGTGGAAGGCAATGAGGAACACCTCTTTGAGATGGACCCCACTAGCGGTGAGATACGCACCTTGCATCCTTACTGGGAGGAGCTCAGCCCTGTGGCTGAACTGGTGGTAAAAGTCAGTGACCATGGCAAGCCCAGCCTCTCTGCAGTGGCCAAGCTCATTGTCAGGGCCTTGGCAGGGCCCCTGCCCGAGGCTGGCGAGCCACAGGTGAATGGCGAGCAGCATCGGCGACCACACTGGGACTTGTCGCTGCCCCTGATCGTGACGCTGAGCACTGTCTCCATCATCTTGCTGGCTGCCATGATCACTATTGCCGTGAAGTGCAAGCGAGAGAACAAGGAGATCCGCACCTATAATTGTCGCATTGCCGAGTATAGCCACCctcagctgggaggagggggaggcagtggcgggggaggaggaggcagtggCAGTGGAGGGGGCAAGGGCAAGAAGAAGAAGATCAGCAAGAATGACATTATGCTGGTGCCCAGTGAGGGCGAGGACAGCCGGGGCCCCCTCAATGTCATGAACGTGGTGAGCAGCCCATCCCTGGCCACCTCACCCATGTACTTTGACTACCAGACCCGCCTGCCCCTCAGCTCTCCCAGGTCTGAGGTGATGTACCTGAAGCCCGCCTCCAACAACCTGACTGTACCCCAGGGACATGTGGGCTGCCACACCAGCTTCACAGGGCAAGGGACTAACGCCAGCGAGGCTCCCCCGAGCCGGATGTCCATAATTCAG